The following proteins are co-located in the Bordetella bronchialis genome:
- a CDS encoding ribonucleotide-diphosphate reductase subunit beta, which yields MINWEDDNVATQPGQPAAKPAAGMPARASTGAFDDAALPAAAPAQAGSQPGSSAQRVKVADKRIINGQTDVNQLVPFKYKWAWEKYLATCANHWMPQEINMSRDIALWKNPTGLTEDERRIVKRNLGFFVTADSLAANNIVLGTYRHITAPECRQFLLRQAFEEAIHTHAYQYIVESLDLDESEIFNAYNEIPSIRAKDEFLIPFIDAIADPNFHTGTPEADQKLLKSLIVFACLMEGLFFYVGFTQILALGRQNKMTGAAEQYMYILRDESMHCNFGIDLINTIKLENPHLWTPEFREEIRALFLKAVELEYAYAEDTMPRGVLGLNAPMFKSYLRFIANRRCQQIGIEALFPQEENPFPWMAEMIDLKKERNFFETRVIEYQTGGTLSWE from the coding sequence ATGATCAATTGGGAAGACGACAACGTCGCAACGCAACCGGGCCAGCCCGCCGCCAAGCCGGCGGCCGGCATGCCGGCGCGCGCGTCGACGGGCGCCTTCGACGACGCCGCGCTGCCCGCGGCCGCGCCGGCGCAAGCCGGCTCGCAGCCGGGCAGCAGCGCACAGCGCGTCAAGGTCGCCGACAAGCGCATCATCAACGGCCAGACCGACGTCAATCAGCTGGTCCCGTTCAAATACAAATGGGCCTGGGAAAAGTACCTGGCCACCTGCGCCAACCACTGGATGCCGCAGGAAATCAACATGTCGCGCGACATCGCGCTGTGGAAGAACCCCACCGGGCTGACGGAAGACGAGCGCCGCATCGTCAAGCGCAACCTGGGTTTCTTCGTCACGGCCGATTCGCTGGCCGCAAACAATATCGTGCTGGGCACCTACCGGCACATCACGGCCCCGGAATGCCGCCAGTTCCTGCTGCGCCAGGCATTCGAAGAGGCCATCCATACCCACGCTTACCAATACATCGTCGAAAGCCTGGACCTGGACGAATCGGAAATCTTCAACGCCTATAACGAGATTCCGTCCATCCGCGCCAAGGACGAATTCCTGATCCCGTTCATCGACGCGATCGCGGACCCGAACTTCCACACCGGCACGCCGGAAGCCGACCAGAAGCTGCTGAAGTCGCTGATCGTCTTCGCCTGCCTGATGGAAGGCCTGTTCTTCTATGTCGGGTTCACGCAGATCCTGGCGCTGGGGCGCCAGAACAAGATGACCGGCGCTGCCGAACAGTACATGTACATCCTGCGCGATGAATCCATGCACTGCAATTTCGGCATCGACCTGATCAACACCATCAAGCTCGAGAATCCGCACCTCTGGACGCCCGAGTTCCGTGAAGAAATCCGTGCTCTTTTCCTGAAGGCCGTCGAACTGGAATACGCCTACGCCGAAGACACCATGCCGCGCGGTGTGCTGGGCCTGAATGCGCCGATGTTCAAGTCGTATCTGCGCTTCATCGCCAATCGCCGCTGCCAGCAGATCGGTATCGAAGCATTGTTCCCGCAGGAAGAAAATCCCTTCCCGTGGATGGCGGAAATGATCGACCTCAAG
- a CDS encoding alpha/beta hydrolase, which yields MDTLSTPFALPDFDVVDRLPSQAAGEGRLVIGARGAPARPSLLFVPGAFHGAWCYAAYLQYFAAHGIGCAALDLPGHGWLPQTPEFHRYGVRDYGRCVAQAMDLIEGPVIVAGHSMGALPVLYAATVREVAAVVLMAPSPPRNVPGARALPPVPPDASRPPPGLEAIRRRFTGEMTRDEVAAVAIRLCPESAEAMNDRYLLRLEIPPHAVNAPGLCLEAGDDDAERHPPGQDKAVADLYGFEYRLLPSLPHCMMYARGWEESAAAIHGWYRRSFPD from the coding sequence ATGGACACACTCTCCACGCCCTTTGCCCTGCCGGACTTCGACGTGGTCGACCGCCTGCCTTCGCAGGCGGCAGGCGAAGGCCGCCTGGTGATAGGCGCGCGGGGCGCCCCGGCGCGCCCCTCTTTGCTCTTCGTGCCGGGCGCCTTCCACGGCGCCTGGTGCTATGCCGCGTATCTGCAATATTTCGCGGCGCACGGTATCGGCTGCGCCGCGCTGGACCTTCCCGGCCATGGCTGGCTGCCGCAAACCCCGGAGTTCCATCGCTACGGCGTGCGCGACTACGGCCGCTGCGTCGCCCAGGCCATGGATCTGATCGAAGGCCCTGTCATCGTGGCGGGACACAGCATGGGCGCCTTGCCCGTGCTGTACGCGGCCACCGTGCGGGAAGTCGCCGCCGTCGTACTGATGGCCCCTTCGCCGCCCCGCAACGTCCCCGGCGCGCGGGCGTTGCCGCCCGTTCCCCCCGATGCCAGCAGGCCACCGCCTGGACTGGAGGCCATACGGCGCCGCTTTACCGGCGAAATGACCCGCGACGAAGTGGCCGCCGTCGCGATCCGCCTTTGCCCCGAAAGCGCGGAAGCCATGAACGACCGCTATCTGCTGCGGCTGGAGATACCGCCGCATGCGGTGAACGCGCCGGGCCTTTGCCTGGAGGCCGGCGACGACGATGCCGAACGTCATCCCCCCGGACAGGACAAGGCGGTGGCGGACCTTTACGGTTTCGAATACCGCCTGCTGCCCAGCCTGCCCCACTGCATGATGTACGCACGGGGCTGGGAAGAAAGCGCCGCCGCCATCCACGGCTGGTACCGGCGCAGCTTTCCGGACTGA
- a CDS encoding Bug family tripartite tricarboxylate transporter substrate binding protein: MKSHKKLSALLVMCGVCAMAPAGAAEWPDRPVTIVVPSAAGGAADLTARTFAQFLGARTRQSVVVEDRPGAGGIVGTNAVKSAPADGYTFLLSTNSTQAANPYLYKSLPYDPLKDFRQVGILGTFGSVAVVAPASPFHSMPQLVDAAKQHPGKVFYGYYSSSSQVPSALLKARAGLQIDGAAYKNVTQIITDLRGGQIDFAFVDYLTAMGQIDGKGLRAIAVTGEAPHPAWPDVPTMSSYYPGFVVLGWLGLSAPAGTPEAVVQAMNRYLAEAVDDPEVRGKLTRLGLQPQRMDVARFESFVREDGERWKQWIATAGIAPQ; the protein is encoded by the coding sequence ATGAAAAGCCATAAAAAGCTGTCGGCATTGCTCGTGATGTGCGGCGTGTGCGCGATGGCGCCGGCGGGCGCGGCGGAGTGGCCGGATCGTCCCGTGACGATCGTCGTGCCCTCCGCCGCGGGCGGCGCCGCCGACCTGACTGCCCGCACCTTCGCCCAATTCCTGGGGGCCAGGACGCGACAGAGCGTGGTGGTGGAAGACCGCCCGGGCGCGGGCGGCATCGTCGGCACCAATGCGGTCAAGTCGGCGCCGGCCGACGGCTACACCTTCCTGCTGTCCACCAATTCCACGCAGGCGGCCAATCCCTATCTGTATAAATCGCTGCCCTACGACCCGCTCAAGGATTTCCGCCAGGTTGGGATACTGGGCACTTTCGGGTCGGTGGCGGTGGTCGCCCCCGCCAGCCCCTTCCACAGCATGCCGCAGTTGGTGGATGCCGCGAAACAGCACCCCGGCAAGGTGTTCTACGGCTACTACAGTTCCTCGTCGCAGGTGCCTTCGGCGCTGCTGAAGGCGCGAGCCGGGTTGCAGATAGACGGCGCGGCATACAAGAATGTCACGCAGATCATCACCGACCTGCGCGGCGGCCAGATCGATTTCGCCTTCGTCGATTACCTGACCGCCATGGGGCAGATCGACGGCAAGGGACTGCGCGCCATCGCCGTCACCGGCGAAGCCCCCCACCCCGCCTGGCCCGACGTACCCACCATGTCGTCGTATTACCCCGGCTTCGTCGTACTGGGATGGCTGGGCCTGTCCGCGCCCGCCGGCACGCCCGAGGCGGTCGTCCAGGCCATGAACCGCTATCTTGCGGAAGCGGTGGACGACCCGGAGGTACGCGGCAAGCTGACCCGGCTGGGGCTGCAGCCGCAACGCATGGACGTAGCCCGCTTCGAGTCCTTCGTCCGCGAGGATGGCGAACGCTGGAAGCAGTGGATCGCCACGGCGGGCATCGCGCCGCAATAG
- a CDS encoding ribonucleoside-diphosphate reductase subunit alpha, producing MQHTSIASVTRPSAVPPSNDEQSTSASGQWAGYQVIRRNGAVVGFEPSKIAIAMTKAFLAVNGGQGAASARVRELVDTLTRQAVNALLRNRPNGGTFHIEEIQDQVELALMRSGEHDVARAYVLYREKRSQERAAAEHVKPAAAAQPEHVLNVTDQGVKRPLDLAALRATIEAAGEGLSDYIDAETILKETVKNLYDGIPVDEVFKSAILSARALVEKDPAYSQVTARLLLHTIRKEVLGEEVSQAQMAQRYAEYFPTFISRGIEGGLVDAKLAQFDLPRLAAALDAKRDLQFSYLGLQTLYDRYFLHIRGRRIELPQVFYMRVAMGLALGETQPGVDREARAIQFYETLSSFDFMSSTPTLFNSGTLHSQLSSCYLTTVSDDLEGIYDAIKENALLAKYAGGLGNDWTPVRALRSHIKGTNGESQGVVPFLKVVNDTAVAVNQGGKRKGAVCTYLETWHLDIEEFLELRKNTGDERRRTHDMNTANWIPDLFMKRVMENGEWTLFSPSDCPDLHDKYGREFEQAYLGYEAKVASGELKLYKKMPAVTLWRKMLSMLFETGHPWITFKDPCNIRSPQQHVGVVHSSNLCTEITLNTNESEIAVCNLGSVNLVAHMKPTANGGYELDLEKLKRTIGVAMRMLDNVIDINYYAVKKAKDSNERHRPVGLGIMGFQDCLHMMRVPYASQAAVEFADRSMEAVCYYAYWASSELAEERGHYPTYKGSLWDRGILPQDTLKMLLEERGGNVDVDMSSTLDWDALRARIKAHGMRNSNCVAIAPTATISNIIGVSACIEPTYQNLYVKSNLSGEFTVVNEYLVRDLKKLGLWDEVMVADLKYFDGSLSRIDRVPAELREIYATAFEVEPRWLVECASRRQKWIDQSQSLNIYMAGASGKKLDETYKLAWQRALKTTYYLRTLGATSAEKSTGRGGELNAVASGSQTGTAAASAAPVLPEPEIVGAVCTMRPGDPGFEECEACQ from the coding sequence ATGCAGCACACTTCGATCGCCTCTGTGACTCGGCCCAGCGCCGTGCCGCCTTCCAACGATGAACAGTCGACCTCCGCGTCCGGCCAATGGGCCGGCTACCAGGTCATCCGCCGCAACGGCGCGGTGGTCGGCTTCGAACCCAGCAAAATCGCCATCGCGATGACCAAGGCCTTCCTGGCCGTCAACGGCGGCCAGGGCGCCGCGTCCGCCCGCGTGCGCGAGCTGGTCGACACGCTGACGCGGCAGGCCGTCAACGCGCTGCTGCGCAACCGCCCCAACGGCGGCACCTTCCATATCGAGGAAATCCAGGATCAGGTCGAACTGGCGCTGATGCGTTCCGGCGAGCACGACGTGGCCCGCGCCTATGTGCTGTACCGCGAAAAGCGTTCGCAGGAACGCGCCGCCGCCGAGCACGTCAAGCCGGCCGCCGCGGCGCAGCCCGAACATGTGCTGAATGTCACCGACCAGGGCGTGAAGCGCCCGCTGGACCTGGCCGCGCTGCGCGCCACCATCGAAGCGGCCGGGGAAGGCCTGTCCGACTACATCGACGCCGAGACCATCCTGAAGGAAACGGTCAAGAACCTGTACGACGGCATCCCGGTCGACGAAGTCTTCAAGTCGGCGATCCTGTCGGCGCGCGCGCTGGTCGAAAAAGACCCGGCCTACAGCCAGGTCACCGCGCGCCTGCTGCTGCACACGATCCGCAAGGAAGTCCTGGGCGAGGAAGTCTCGCAGGCGCAGATGGCGCAGCGCTATGCGGAATACTTCCCGACGTTCATCTCGCGCGGGATCGAGGGCGGCCTGGTCGACGCCAAGCTGGCGCAGTTCGACCTGCCGCGGCTGGCCGCGGCGCTGGACGCCAAGCGCGACCTGCAATTCAGCTACCTGGGCCTGCAGACCCTGTACGACCGCTACTTCCTGCACATCCGTGGCCGCCGCATCGAGTTGCCGCAGGTGTTCTACATGCGCGTGGCCATGGGCCTCGCGCTGGGCGAAACGCAGCCGGGCGTCGACCGCGAAGCGCGCGCCATCCAGTTCTACGAGACGCTGTCGTCCTTCGACTTCATGAGCTCCACGCCCACGCTGTTCAACTCGGGCACCCTGCACTCGCAGCTGTCGTCGTGCTACCTGACCACGGTCTCGGACGACCTGGAAGGCATCTACGACGCCATCAAGGAAAACGCGCTGCTGGCCAAGTACGCCGGCGGCCTGGGCAACGACTGGACCCCGGTACGCGCCTTGCGTAGCCACATCAAAGGCACCAACGGCGAAAGCCAGGGCGTGGTCCCCTTCCTGAAGGTCGTCAACGACACCGCGGTCGCGGTGAACCAGGGCGGCAAGCGCAAGGGCGCCGTCTGCACTTACCTGGAAACGTGGCACCTGGACATCGAGGAATTCCTGGAACTGCGCAAGAACACCGGCGACGAACGACGCCGCACGCATGACATGAACACCGCCAACTGGATCCCCGACCTGTTCATGAAGCGCGTCATGGAAAATGGCGAGTGGACGCTGTTTTCGCCTTCGGATTGCCCCGACCTGCACGACAAGTACGGCCGCGAGTTCGAACAGGCCTACCTGGGCTATGAAGCCAAGGTGGCCAGCGGCGAACTGAAGCTCTACAAGAAGATGCCCGCCGTCACGCTGTGGCGCAAGATGCTGTCCATGCTGTTCGAAACCGGCCATCCCTGGATCACGTTCAAGGATCCCTGCAACATCCGCTCGCCGCAGCAGCACGTCGGCGTGGTGCACAGCTCCAACCTCTGCACCGAGATCACGCTGAACACCAACGAATCCGAAATCGCGGTGTGCAACCTGGGCTCGGTGAACCTGGTCGCGCACATGAAGCCCACCGCCAACGGCGGCTACGAGCTGGACCTGGAAAAACTGAAGCGCACGATCGGCGTGGCGATGCGCATGCTGGACAACGTCATCGACATCAACTACTACGCCGTCAAGAAGGCCAAGGACTCCAACGAGCGCCATCGCCCGGTGGGCCTGGGTATCATGGGCTTCCAGGATTGCCTGCACATGATGCGCGTGCCGTACGCGTCGCAAGCCGCGGTGGAATTCGCCGATCGCTCGATGGAAGCGGTGTGCTATTACGCGTACTGGGCTTCGAGCGAGCTGGCCGAAGAACGCGGCCACTATCCCACCTACAAGGGTTCGCTGTGGGACCGTGGCATTCTTCCGCAAGACACGTTGAAGATGCTGCTCGAAGAGCGTGGCGGTAATGTCGATGTCGATATGTCGTCCACGCTGGATTGGGATGCGTTGCGTGCGCGCATCAAAGCGCATGGCATGCGCAACTCCAATTGCGTGGCAATCGCCCCAACCGCGACGATTTCCAATATCATTGGCGTATCTGCGTGCATCGAACCCACTTACCAGAACTTGTACGTTAAATCGAATCTCTCCGGCGAGTTCACGGTCGTCAACGAATACCTCGTACGCGACTTGAAGAAACTCGGTCTCTGGGACGAAGTCATGGTCGCCGACCTCAAGTACTTCGACGGCAGCCTGTCCCGTATCGATCGCGTGCCTGCTGAACTCCGCGAAATCTACGCCACCGCGTTCGAAGTCGAACCGCGTTGGCTGGTGGAATGCGCGTCGCGTCGCCAGAAGTGGATCGATCAATCGCAGTCGCTCAATATTTATATGGCCGGCGCATCGGGCAAGAAGCTCGACGAAACCTACAAGCTGGCCTGGCAGCGTGCCCTCAAGACCACGTACTACCTGCGCACGCTGGGCGCCACCAGCGCCGAAAAATCCACCGGTCGCGGCGGCGAGTTGAACGCCGTCGCGTCGGGCAGCCAGACCGGCACGGCGGCCGCCTCCGCGGCCCCGGTCCTGCCGGAACCTGAAATCGTCGGAGCGGTTTGCACCATGCGGCCGGGCGATCCCGGCTTCGAAGAGTGCGAAGCCTGCCAGTAA